The Sphaerospermopsis torques-reginae ITEP-024 genome has a window encoding:
- a CDS encoding L-lactate MFS transporter → MEKVQLFGIPAEKGRWLLIPLSITVLLCLGTVYSWSIFRKPLEKLLNVGATDSLLPFTVLLVVFAIFMPITGFYINRFDTRLITGVGGLITALGYILSSLGGNIPVLTITYGVIAGIGVGIAYGVPLAVVAKWFPDQKGVAVGATVIGFGLSPLITAPLAKSLIDSFGVKQTFVILGIAFAAIITVISTVLKTPPAGWQPEGWSPPVSVQANSQGTTSGSILQTSGFYGLWLCYTIGSFAGLAAIGISSPLAQEIIKLDATTAASTVSLFAVFNGAGRLFFGWFTDKFTPKLGAIVSFVLILIASIMMLSASEGTVLTYIVAFSLFYLALGGWLAIAPTSTLIMFPPQDYAKNYGIVFTAYGMGALGGTLLAGRIRDIFGSYTAFFYPTAGLAIVGIILAVFMLKRK, encoded by the coding sequence ATGGAAAAAGTACAACTGTTTGGTATACCTGCTGAAAAAGGCCGTTGGTTATTGATTCCTCTGAGTATAACTGTTTTGCTGTGCTTGGGTACAGTTTATTCTTGGAGTATCTTTAGAAAGCCTTTGGAAAAACTCTTAAATGTAGGTGCAACTGATAGCCTGTTACCCTTTACGGTGTTGCTGGTGGTATTTGCAATTTTCATGCCGATCACTGGCTTTTACATCAATCGTTTTGATACTCGTTTAATTACAGGTGTCGGTGGGTTAATTACTGCCTTGGGTTATATTCTCTCTAGTTTGGGTGGCAATATCCCCGTATTAACTATTACCTATGGTGTGATCGCTGGTATTGGTGTGGGTATTGCTTACGGTGTACCCTTGGCTGTGGTAGCAAAGTGGTTTCCTGATCAAAAAGGTGTGGCTGTGGGTGCTACTGTCATCGGGTTTGGTTTGTCACCTTTAATTACTGCTCCTTTAGCAAAGTCTCTGATAGATAGTTTCGGAGTTAAGCAAACTTTTGTCATTTTAGGTATTGCTTTTGCGGCTATTATTACGGTTATTTCTACTGTATTAAAAACACCGCCCGCAGGTTGGCAACCAGAAGGCTGGAGTCCTCCTGTTTCCGTACAAGCAAATTCTCAAGGAACAACTTCCGGATCAATTCTGCAAACTTCGGGTTTTTACGGGTTGTGGTTGTGCTATACTATCGGCTCGTTTGCGGGGTTGGCGGCTATTGGTATTTCTAGTCCTTTAGCACAGGAAATTATTAAATTGGATGCAACTACAGCAGCAAGTACAGTTTCTTTGTTTGCGGTTTTTAATGGTGCGGGGCGTTTGTTTTTTGGTTGGTTTACTGATAAATTTACGCCAAAATTGGGGGCAATTGTTTCTTTTGTTTTAATTTTAATTGCCTCAATTATGATGCTTAGTGCTAGTGAAGGAACTGTACTCACTTATATTGTAGCTTTTTCTTTGTTTTACTTGGCTTTGGGTGGTTGGTTAGCGATCGCACCTACTTCTACTTTAATCATGTTTCCACCTCAAGACTACGCCAAAAATTACGGTATTGTCTTCACCGCTTACGGTATGGGAGCTTTGGGCGGAACTTTATTAGCTGGCAGAATTAGGGATATTTTTGGTAGTTACACTGCTTTCTTTTATCCTACTGCGGGGTTAGCAATTGTTGGTATTATCTTGGCTGTCTTTATGCTCAAACGTAAGTAG
- the trpE gene encoding anthranilate synthase component I, which translates to MIFPDFQQFTKLAQQGNFVPVYQEWVADLDTPVSAWYKVCADQPYSFLLESVEGGEKVGRYSLLGCDPLWTLEARGDQTTQTYRDGSQQVFTGDPFNVLAECLAPYHPVKLPQLPSGIGGLFGFWGYELINWIEPRVPIHPQDERNLPDGLWMQVDHLLIFDQVKRKIWAIAYADLRNNENLEIAYQKACDRIQEMVSKLSLPISPENTKLPWTSPQNKPKAGIEEYTSNFTKKEFCASVEKAKEYIKAGDIFQVVISQRLSTEYQGDPFALYRSLRQINPSPYMAFFNFQDWQIIGSSPEVMVKAEREEEGGIIATVRPIAGTRPRGKTTKEDEELAADLLQDPKEVAEHIMLVDLGRNDLGRVCKNGTVKVDQLMVIELYSHVMHIVSNVVGKLAENKTAWDLLKACFPAGTVSGAPKIRAMEIINELEPTRRGVYSGVYGYYDFEGQLNSAIAIRTMVLNNNIVTVQAGAGLVADSEPEKEYEETLNKARGLLEAIRCLR; encoded by the coding sequence ATGATTTTCCCCGACTTCCAACAATTTACAAAGCTCGCTCAACAAGGTAATTTTGTCCCTGTTTATCAAGAATGGGTTGCTGATCTAGATACTCCGGTTTCCGCTTGGTACAAGGTTTGTGCAGATCAACCTTACAGCTTTTTGCTAGAGTCGGTGGAAGGTGGTGAAAAAGTAGGCAGATATAGTTTATTAGGTTGTGATCCGCTTTGGACTTTGGAAGCCAGAGGAGATCAAACTACTCAAACTTATAGAGATGGTTCACAACAAGTTTTTACAGGTGATCCGTTTAATGTGTTAGCGGAATGTTTAGCACCTTATCACCCCGTAAAATTACCACAGCTACCTTCAGGAATTGGCGGTTTATTTGGGTTTTGGGGCTATGAGTTAATAAATTGGATTGAACCCCGTGTACCAATTCATCCCCAGGATGAGCGTAATCTCCCTGATGGGTTATGGATGCAAGTAGATCATTTATTGATATTTGATCAGGTAAAACGCAAAATTTGGGCGATCGCCTACGCAGATTTAAGGAACAATGAAAATTTAGAAATTGCCTATCAAAAAGCGTGCGATCGCATTCAAGAAATGGTAAGCAAATTATCCTTACCCATATCACCAGAAAATACTAAATTACCTTGGACATCACCCCAAAATAAACCCAAAGCAGGAATAGAAGAATACACCAGCAATTTCACTAAAAAAGAATTTTGCGCCAGTGTAGAAAAAGCCAAGGAATATATTAAAGCCGGCGATATTTTTCAAGTTGTGATTTCTCAAAGATTATCCACAGAATATCAAGGCGATCCTTTTGCTTTATATCGTTCTTTACGGCAAATTAACCCCTCACCTTACATGGCGTTTTTTAACTTCCAAGACTGGCAAATTATCGGTTCTAGTCCTGAAGTAATGGTGAAAGCAGAACGAGAAGAAGAAGGGGGAATTATTGCCACAGTTCGACCCATTGCCGGCACAAGACCAAGAGGAAAAACCACAAAAGAAGATGAAGAATTAGCAGCAGATTTATTACAAGATCCTAAAGAAGTTGCTGAACATATTATGTTAGTAGATTTAGGTAGAAATGATTTAGGAAGAGTCTGTAAAAATGGCACAGTTAAAGTTGATCAATTAATGGTAATTGAACTTTATTCTCATGTCATGCACATTGTGAGTAATGTAGTTGGAAAATTAGCAGAAAATAAAACCGCATGGGATTTATTAAAAGCGTGTTTTCCTGCGGGAACAGTAAGCGGTGCGCCGAAAATTCGCGCAATGGAAATAATTAACGAACTAGAACCAACGCGCAGAGGTGTATATTCTGGGGTGTATGGATATTATGACTTTGAAGGACAATTAAATAGTGCGATCGCCATTAGAACAATGGTTTTAAATAATAATATCGTTACCGTTCAAGCAGGTGCAGGTTTAGTTGCAGACTCAGAACCAGAAAAAGAATATGAGGAGACATTAAATAAAGCGAGAGGTTTATTAGAAGCAATTAGATGTTTGCGATAA
- a CDS encoding photosystem I reaction center subunit II PsaD, with protein MATLTGQTPLFGGSTGGLLKKAEVEEKYAITWTAKEEKVFEMPTGGAATMRKGENLLYLARKEYGIALGAQLRKFKITDYKVYRILPSGETTLIHPADGVFPEKVNEGRQMVRHVPRRIGQNPSPAQLKFSGKATHDA; from the coding sequence ATGGCAACTCTAACTGGACAAACTCCCCTCTTCGGCGGTAGCACTGGCGGTCTACTCAAAAAAGCAGAAGTAGAAGAAAAGTACGCTATCACCTGGACTGCTAAAGAGGAAAAAGTGTTTGAAATGCCCACTGGTGGCGCGGCTACAATGCGTAAAGGCGAAAACTTGCTTTATTTGGCTCGCAAGGAGTATGGCATCGCTTTAGGCGCTCAACTTCGCAAATTCAAAATTACTGACTACAAAGTTTACCGGATTCTCCCCAGTGGTGAAACAACCCTCATTCACCCTGCTGATGGAGTATTCCCTGAAAAGGTAAATGAAGGTCGTCAAATGGTGCGCCACGTACCCCGCAGAATTGGTCAAAACCCCAGCCCTGCACAACTCAAGTTCAGTGGTAAAGCTACCCACGACGCATAA